In a single window of the Olivibacter sp. SDN3 genome:
- a CDS encoding peptidase domain-containing ABC transporter, translating to MLNKFPFFRQHDSMDCGATCLRMIFKYYKRNISIHYIRQLTKTHKDGVNMLGISQAAEKLGFRTQGIRLTLEQLHEIDLPCILHWRQNHFVVLYKAKKDIYYIADPARGLRELTTKEFTNDWYAHKELHNGISLLLAPTPAFYEDDSDDVLSDEGLRWSSMLRYFYRYKQLFIQLFLGLLVGTILQLITPFLTQSVVDIGISTKDIDFVYLILIAQLMLFAGQTGVSFIRSWILLHISVRVNIAVLTDMLIKLMKLPLNYFELKTHGDTMQRMADQQRIENFLTGSSLSTLFSFVNLFVFSFVLAYYNGTIFLIFAGATILYTVWILLFLKRRRVLDQKRFGISADNQTVTVELIQSIQEIKLNNSEKQKRWIWETIQARLFKFKVASLALSQYQQAGAMAINQLKTIFITFISAKAVIDGDLTLGGMMAVQYIVGMVSSPIEQLLTFIQQYQDAKISMERINEIYTQEDEEPIDRDWVKEMPKDRSLNLRNITFRYYGAGNEPVLHDINLKIPEGKTTALVGMSGSGKTTILKLILRFYNTEKGEIWLGSTKLDQVSHQVWRASCGVVMQDGFIFADTIENNIAVGEEFPDEKRVRYAVRMVNLEKFIEEQPFGLKTKIGTAGKGISQGQRQRLLIARAVYKDPQFILFDEATNALDARNERIIIDNLREFFVGRTVVVVAHRLSTVSHADNIAVLDKGIIVEQGTHAELVKLKGEYYRLVKNQLELGN from the coding sequence ATGCTAAACAAATTTCCTTTTTTTCGTCAACATGACTCGATGGATTGTGGTGCAACCTGTCTACGAATGATATTTAAATATTATAAAAGAAATATTTCCATTCATTATATTCGACAGCTAACCAAAACTCACAAGGACGGAGTGAACATGTTAGGTATCAGCCAAGCGGCGGAGAAACTAGGATTTCGGACTCAAGGGATACGTCTGACGTTGGAACAGCTTCATGAGATTGACTTACCTTGTATCTTACATTGGCGGCAGAATCATTTTGTGGTACTCTATAAAGCGAAAAAAGATATTTATTACATCGCTGATCCAGCTCGGGGACTTCGGGAGCTGACAACAAAGGAATTTACTAATGACTGGTATGCCCATAAAGAGCTACATAACGGTATATCTCTGTTATTGGCACCGACACCAGCCTTTTACGAGGACGATTCTGATGACGTGCTTTCTGACGAAGGACTCCGGTGGAGTTCTATGCTACGGTATTTTTATCGATACAAGCAACTATTCATTCAGCTCTTTCTCGGATTGCTGGTGGGAACCATTCTCCAACTCATTACACCCTTTCTAACACAGTCTGTGGTAGACATCGGTATAAGTACGAAAGATATTGATTTTGTCTACTTGATATTGATTGCACAATTGATGCTCTTTGCAGGACAGACGGGAGTATCGTTTATCCGCTCCTGGATTCTCCTACATATAAGTGTTAGGGTCAACATTGCGGTGCTCACCGACATGCTAATCAAACTCATGAAACTTCCGCTGAACTATTTCGAACTGAAAACACATGGAGACACCATGCAACGGATGGCCGACCAACAACGGATCGAGAACTTTCTAACCGGTTCTTCGTTAAGTACCCTATTTTCTTTTGTCAATCTTTTCGTTTTTAGCTTTGTACTGGCCTATTATAATGGCACGATCTTTCTGATTTTCGCGGGTGCAACTATTTTATATACGGTATGGATACTCCTATTTCTAAAACGACGGAGGGTGCTGGATCAGAAGCGCTTTGGAATTAGTGCGGATAATCAAACAGTAACAGTGGAACTGATACAGAGCATACAAGAGATAAAACTTAACAACAGCGAGAAACAGAAACGCTGGATTTGGGAAACCATTCAGGCACGGCTCTTTAAGTTTAAAGTAGCCAGTTTGGCTTTGTCCCAATATCAACAGGCTGGCGCTATGGCAATCAATCAACTAAAAACTATCTTTATCACTTTTATAAGTGCCAAAGCAGTTATTGATGGTGATCTCACTTTAGGTGGGATGATGGCCGTACAGTACATTGTAGGTATGGTGAGTAGCCCGATAGAGCAACTGCTGACTTTTATTCAACAGTACCAGGACGCAAAGATCAGCATGGAGCGGATCAATGAAATTTATACTCAAGAAGATGAGGAACCGATAGATCGAGACTGGGTAAAGGAAATGCCAAAAGACCGTTCCTTGAATCTCCGGAATATCACGTTCCGTTATTATGGTGCAGGCAATGAACCGGTTCTCCATGATATAAATTTAAAAATCCCCGAGGGCAAGACTACAGCACTTGTTGGTATGAGCGGTAGCGGCAAGACGACCATACTAAAACTTATTTTGCGCTTTTATAATACCGAAAAGGGAGAAATATGGCTCGGCTCAACAAAGTTGGATCAGGTTTCTCATCAGGTATGGCGGGCTAGCTGTGGAGTGGTTATGCAGGACGGATTCATCTTCGCCGATACCATCGAGAACAATATAGCTGTTGGGGAAGAATTTCCCGATGAGAAGCGGGTACGATATGCCGTCCGAATGGTCAATTTGGAGAAATTTATAGAGGAACAGCCCTTTGGTTTGAAAACGAAGATCGGTACAGCTGGCAAAGGAATCAGTCAGGGGCAACGGCAACGCTTGCTAATAGCCCGCGCGGTATATAAAGATCCGCAGTTTATCCTTTTCGACGAAGCAACCAACGCACTGGACGCAAGGAACGAACGGATAATTATCGATAACCTGAGGGAGTTTTTTGTGGGTAGAACCGTAGTGGTGGTAGCCCACCGCTTAAGCACTGTGAGCCATGCCGATAACATTGCGGTGTTGGACAAAGGGATTATAGTTGAACAGGGTACACATGCTGAATTAGTGAAACTTAAAGGAGAATATTACCGCTTGGTGAAAAACCAGTTAGAGCTTGGCAATTGA
- a CDS encoding HlyD family efflux transporter periplasmic adaptor subunit — MKKSKISEDIHTEDLQDIISKPPSWLLKWGISLVLFILLAIVTMSAFIQYPDIVSADIRINAVNAPKAVVPRVSGTLSKLLAKEGMKVQTGQVLAWMESSGKHKQVLSLLKKLVQLRSVLDPSFFLLDAPHNLDLGELQGPYQTFYGAYINYQSAIIGGLYLKQKNYLLREMDYEKQQQKRLREQEALYKKDYLLAQKEHQAYSVLAEKKVISPMEMQKRESALLSKQQPLQQISSNILTSQSNLTARSKELAELENKISTERTSFVQALNSIISEMEKWKQQYVLIAQQDGELAYSGIVQEKQYIEAGQPIFYINPKSTNYFGEMHVRQNNMGKVRNGQRVLINMNSYPYEEYGKVEGKIIMITDVPYRDSTYVSKVQLILKKNESQIKLKIGMTGEAEIITEDASLLKRFGRNITKALKRGN, encoded by the coding sequence ATGAAAAAAAGTAAAATATCAGAAGACATACATACCGAAGATTTACAGGACATCATATCGAAACCACCGTCGTGGCTGCTGAAATGGGGTATATCGTTAGTGCTTTTCATATTGTTGGCAATTGTTACCATGTCAGCCTTTATCCAATATCCCGATATTGTTAGTGCTGATATAAGGATTAACGCTGTAAATGCTCCCAAAGCGGTAGTTCCACGAGTATCAGGTACATTATCAAAGCTTCTTGCAAAGGAGGGAATGAAAGTACAAACCGGTCAGGTGCTTGCCTGGATGGAAAGCTCAGGTAAGCACAAACAAGTACTGAGTCTCCTAAAGAAACTTGTTCAACTCAGAAGTGTGTTGGACCCCTCTTTCTTTTTGCTCGATGCACCCCATAATCTGGATCTGGGAGAGCTTCAAGGGCCTTATCAAACTTTTTATGGAGCCTATATCAACTATCAGTCGGCAATTATAGGGGGATTATACCTGAAACAAAAGAATTATCTCTTAAGAGAAATGGATTATGAAAAGCAGCAGCAAAAGAGATTGCGCGAGCAGGAAGCGCTTTACAAAAAAGATTACCTCTTGGCACAGAAAGAACATCAGGCCTATAGTGTACTGGCAGAGAAAAAAGTTATTTCACCAATGGAAATGCAAAAACGGGAATCTGCTTTATTATCTAAACAGCAGCCACTTCAACAGATCAGTTCCAATATTCTGACTAGTCAGTCCAATCTGACGGCCCGTAGCAAGGAACTCGCCGAGTTGGAAAATAAAATAAGTACAGAGCGGACATCTTTTGTACAAGCGCTTAACAGTATCATCAGCGAAATGGAAAAATGGAAACAGCAATATGTGCTGATTGCCCAACAAGATGGAGAGTTGGCTTATTCCGGTATCGTACAAGAGAAACAGTACATCGAAGCTGGACAACCCATATTTTATATAAACCCGAAAAGCACAAACTATTTCGGGGAAATGCATGTAAGACAAAATAATATGGGCAAGGTTAGAAATGGACAACGGGTACTGATAAATATGAACAGTTATCCCTATGAAGAATATGGAAAGGTTGAAGGAAAGATCATTATGATAACTGATGTTCCTTACAGAGACAGCACCTATGTATCCAAAGTACAACTTATTTTAAAAAAGAACGAAAGTCAGATTAAACTTAAAATAGGTATGACCGGCGAGGCCGAAATAATAACTGAGGACGCAAGTCTTTTGAAAAGGTTTGGAAGAAATATAACAAAAGCGTTAAAAAGAGGAAACTAG
- a CDS encoding IS3 family transposase, with translation MESFYKKLKAEEVNRRHHFRTKQEAKLAIFEYIEG, from the coding sequence ATGGAAAGTTTTTACAAGAAGCTGAAAGCAGAAGAAGTGAACCGGCGGCATCATTTCAGGACGAAACAGGAAGCAAAATTGGCCATATTCGAATATATTGAAGGCTGA
- a CDS encoding helix-turn-helix domain-containing protein — protein sequence MSKEAKRAQMLSMIADWQQSGKSKKAYCSENGINEATFYYWFSRSKEDGAVSGRFIAIDKSCKKSEVEVIYPNGVRIKLDTDLGLLSRLIRLY from the coding sequence ATGAGCAAAGAAGCAAAACGAGCACAGATGCTTTCGATGATAGCAGACTGGCAACAGAGCGGAAAAAGCAAGAAAGCTTACTGTTCGGAAAACGGGATCAATGAAGCCACCTTTTATTATTGGTTTTCGCGCAGCAAAGAAGACGGCGCGGTCAGCGGTCGCTTTATAGCTATCGATAAGTCCTGCAAAAAAAGCGAAGTTGAGGTTATCTATCCCAATGGTGTGCGGATCAAGTTGGACACCGATCTTGGTCTTCTGTCCCGGTTGATCCGCCTTTACTGA
- the tnpB gene encoding IS66 family insertion sequence element accessory protein TnpB (TnpB, as the term is used for proteins encoded by IS66 family insertion elements, is considered an accessory protein, since TnpC, encoded by a neighboring gene, is a DDE family transposase.), with protein MFSLGSSHRFYLYDGHCDMRKSFDGLCGLVISVMRRHPTSGEVFVFLNRSRTHIKLLHWEYGGFVLYYKRLEQGTFGISELKKGELSWSDLVLMVEGIQVVKSIRKKRYSLVQKQLF; from the coding sequence ATGTTCTCGCTGGGTTCCTCGCACCGTTTTTATTTATATGATGGCCACTGCGACATGCGCAAGAGTTTTGACGGTCTATGCGGCCTGGTGATTTCGGTGATGCGGCGCCATCCCACCAGTGGCGAGGTGTTCGTGTTCCTGAACCGTAGCCGTACCCACATCAAGCTGCTGCACTGGGAATACGGTGGCTTTGTGCTGTACTACAAGCGTCTGGAGCAGGGGACTTTTGGGATATCGGAACTGAAAAAGGGAGAACTTTCCTGGAGCGACCTGGTCCTGATGGTCGAGGGGATACAGGTAGTGAAGAGCATACGGAAAAAACGTTATTCATTGGTCCAAAAACAGCTTTTTTGA
- a CDS encoding IS66 family transposase yields the protein MGTALENLSKEELLKLVSKQHEALGAKDEKIGYLESQLAMYKRMQFGQKRERFEGDPNQTTLPLQAEPTAVEQQQEETKQKIEYTRKRPNHRGRAKLPEHLPVVEIEIHPQGDLADMVCIGKEITEELECEPAKFYINRYIRYKYTPKNGDGVRIGGLPERVIDKGIPGAGLLAMILTGKYMDHLPLYRQKQIFARENIRIASSTIEGWTKEALIKLEPLYEQLVFDTKAKGYLQVDETIIKVLDSDKKGATHQGYYWVYHSPLDKTVLFDYNPSRGGHVPKSMLDNFKGYLQTDGYAAYDKYGTKKEITHLACWAHARREFEKALQNDRPRTEKALLMIQKLYGIERRAKEEQLSADKVKELRLEEALPVINEMGKWIFQEIKNTLPKSQIGKAMAYAHARWDALSAYLNDGNLQIDNNLIENAIRPVALGRKNYLFAGSHEAAQRSAMIYSFFAICKKHDVNPFLWLKYTLENIMSINHKKLKDLYPQNYKQIIEKSNM from the coding sequence ATGGGAACGGCGCTGGAAAACCTATCAAAAGAGGAGCTTTTAAAGCTTGTTTCCAAGCAGCACGAGGCACTTGGGGCTAAAGACGAAAAGATCGGATACCTGGAATCCCAGCTTGCCATGTACAAGCGGATGCAGTTCGGGCAGAAGCGCGAACGCTTTGAAGGCGACCCCAACCAGACCACACTCCCGCTTCAGGCAGAGCCCACAGCAGTAGAGCAACAGCAGGAAGAAACCAAACAGAAGATCGAGTATACACGCAAGCGTCCAAACCACAGGGGACGTGCGAAATTACCGGAACACCTTCCTGTGGTAGAGATAGAGATACATCCCCAGGGCGACCTTGCCGATATGGTATGCATCGGCAAGGAAATCACCGAGGAACTGGAGTGCGAACCTGCCAAATTCTATATCAACCGCTACATCCGCTATAAATACACGCCTAAAAATGGAGATGGCGTGCGTATCGGCGGACTTCCCGAGCGGGTTATCGACAAAGGTATCCCCGGAGCAGGTCTACTGGCGATGATACTGACGGGTAAATATATGGATCATCTCCCGCTTTACCGCCAAAAGCAGATCTTCGCAAGGGAGAACATACGGATCGCCTCCTCGACCATCGAAGGCTGGACAAAGGAAGCCCTGATCAAACTCGAACCGCTCTATGAGCAATTGGTCTTTGACACCAAGGCAAAAGGATACCTGCAAGTAGATGAGACGATAATAAAAGTGCTGGACAGCGATAAAAAAGGCGCCACCCACCAGGGATACTATTGGGTGTACCACTCGCCGTTGGACAAAACCGTGCTGTTCGATTATAATCCCTCACGTGGCGGCCACGTGCCTAAATCCATGCTGGATAACTTTAAGGGTTACCTCCAGACGGATGGATATGCGGCATATGATAAATATGGCACAAAGAAAGAGATCACCCATCTGGCGTGCTGGGCACATGCACGCCGTGAGTTCGAGAAAGCCCTGCAGAATGACCGCCCAAGGACCGAAAAGGCCCTGCTGATGATACAGAAACTCTATGGAATTGAACGCAGGGCCAAAGAAGAACAACTTTCAGCCGACAAGGTCAAGGAGCTGCGGCTGGAAGAAGCCTTACCTGTAATCAACGAAATGGGAAAATGGATCTTCCAAGAAATAAAAAACACACTTCCTAAAAGCCAGATCGGAAAGGCCATGGCTTATGCCCATGCGCGCTGGGATGCACTTTCGGCTTATCTTAACGACGGAAATCTGCAGATTGACAACAACCTTATCGAGAACGCCATTCGCCCGGTAGCGCTCGGCCGTAAAAACTACCTCTTCGCAGGTAGCCACGAAGCTGCTCAGCGCTCAGCTATGATCTACTCCTTCTTTGCCATCTGCAAAAAACATGACGTGAACCCTTTCCTGTGGCTAAAATACACGCTGGAAAATATCATGTCCATCAACCATAAAAAACTGAAAGACCTCTATCCACAGAACTATAAACAAATTATTGAAAAATCAAATATGTAG
- a CDS encoding glycosyltransferase family A protein → MIPTFIFNEEQRYTSLKTNGYETLDISPSNILDGQSRYENLTQAINWAINNDEDIIYCICEKFPIEELNLRDLEYALRDVLPEGAYVLFVHSIQEKDFPVNNVCRVVHEVDQVFSFLLTKPIYNDIKSFIDHINKSQISLQWLDFLKLLNANRFAFSTSQLRSKPSKEYRIHIISTFRNVCEFIEHNFDSIRCQTYKNYHLHYIDDVSDDFSLKLIPDEVFVSKKINTDRKYALQNILDVLLGSLFSDDDIICFIDADDYLPHKYVLMILNQVYQQKDIMITYGSMQNHDGNRNIGSKYSRSEFENVRKSPWRISHIRSFKYGVFKKYLELDPDLHMLKDYDGSFLKMPYDMAILFPLMELVAYNQVIFLSNLMYKYRLHPFNDMHHARGEQLRGEEIIRSKSKLKLNSNGGISNYEC, encoded by the coding sequence ATGATCCCTACTTTCATTTTTAACGAAGAACAACGTTATACATCTTTAAAAACAAATGGCTATGAAACTTTAGACATATCTCCTAGCAACATTTTAGATGGACAATCTAGATATGAAAACTTAACGCAGGCTATTAACTGGGCAATCAATAATGACGAGGATATAATTTATTGCATTTGCGAGAAATTTCCAATTGAAGAATTAAATCTAAGGGACTTAGAGTATGCACTTCGTGATGTTCTACCAGAGGGTGCATATGTACTATTTGTACACAGCATTCAGGAAAAGGACTTCCCAGTTAATAACGTCTGCCGGGTAGTTCACGAAGTTGACCAAGTATTTTCCTTTTTATTAACTAAACCCATTTACAACGATATTAAGTCGTTTATTGATCACATAAATAAATCACAAATCAGTCTGCAATGGTTGGATTTTTTAAAGCTTTTAAACGCGAATCGTTTTGCTTTCTCAACGTCCCAACTACGTAGTAAGCCTAGTAAAGAGTACCGAATTCATATAATCTCTACCTTCAGAAATGTTTGTGAATTTATCGAGCATAATTTTGATTCCATAAGATGTCAAACCTATAAAAATTATCACTTGCATTACATTGATGACGTTTCGGATGACTTTAGTTTAAAATTAATCCCAGATGAAGTGTTTGTAAGCAAGAAGATTAATACAGATAGAAAGTATGCACTTCAGAATATTTTGGATGTCCTATTAGGTTCGCTCTTCTCCGATGATGACATTATATGTTTTATTGACGCCGATGATTACTTACCCCACAAGTATGTTTTAATGATTTTAAATCAGGTTTACCAGCAAAAAGATATCATGATAACTTATGGTTCTATGCAGAACCATGACGGCAATAGAAACATCGGTAGCAAGTATTCAAGATCTGAGTTTGAAAATGTACGAAAAAGCCCTTGGCGTATCTCGCATATTCGCTCGTTTAAATATGGTGTTTTTAAAAAATACTTAGAATTAGATCCCGATTTACATATGCTAAAAGATTACGACGGTTCCTTTCTAAAAATGCCCTACGACATGGCAATATTGTTTCCGCTAATGGAACTTGTCGCGTACAATCAGGTGATATTCTTGTCCAATTTAATGTATAAATACAGACTACACCCTTTTAATGACATGCACCACGCGAGAGGGGAACAATTAAGAGGCGAGGAAATCATACGTTCCAAGAGCAAACTTAAACTCAATAGTAATGGAGGCATATCAAATTACGAATGTTAG
- a CDS encoding serine/threonine-protein kinase — MMFEDWELVEKITTGYSGCDSFTAKRKDGGELFFMKVLSNGSRKIRERFRRETVIYETVKVDNIPKIIEHNTELYKDEQTSLYYVAKHISGLQLDRYIQRRKMDESHIISLFKDLLLILRALHNQDIVHRDIKPQNIIISEDGGVHLVDFGIAFWDEDDEHLTEKGDELGNRFLRLADFSANSLNKRSSISDLTMACGIASYMISGETPRNLVDAQDQFPHQTEKAAAAIKKLDYAIFWNLIFDKGFQLDMSRRWGTADEILSILDKMKKENNQQEEYKKILAEHGNSIDKAKLASLKSALENIYLPLRHKLHQFAKSNAPGFRTERSEWVYYPTSQKRRGHFRLISISNDSRIIVEFSAEVTGSQVVGYLAVQKQEKREVMRVAFGQPLTDVEEMVMDEQISDYLLPFLVGAL, encoded by the coding sequence ATGATGTTTGAAGATTGGGAACTTGTAGAGAAAATCACTACTGGATATAGTGGATGCGACTCTTTTACAGCAAAACGTAAAGATGGCGGTGAATTGTTCTTCATGAAAGTTTTGTCCAATGGCAGCCGTAAGATCCGTGAAAGGTTTCGACGGGAAACGGTCATCTATGAGACTGTAAAAGTGGACAACATCCCTAAAATTATTGAACACAATACGGAATTGTACAAAGATGAACAAACCTCATTATATTACGTCGCCAAACACATTTCCGGTTTACAGCTTGACCGATATATACAAAGGCGTAAGATGGATGAATCCCATATCATAAGCCTGTTTAAAGACTTGTTGCTTATTTTGAGGGCCTTGCATAACCAAGATATTGTGCACCGTGATATTAAACCACAGAACATCATTATTTCAGAAGACGGGGGGGTACACCTCGTTGATTTCGGAATAGCGTTTTGGGATGAAGATGATGAGCACCTCACGGAAAAGGGTGATGAGTTGGGAAACAGATTTTTACGGCTTGCTGATTTCAGTGCCAATAGCCTTAACAAAAGAAGTTCCATCAGCGACCTAACAATGGCTTGTGGCATTGCGAGCTATATGATTAGTGGTGAAACTCCAAGAAATCTCGTTGATGCTCAAGATCAATTCCCACATCAAACCGAAAAGGCTGCGGCGGCCATTAAGAAACTGGACTACGCCATATTTTGGAACCTGATTTTTGACAAAGGATTCCAATTGGACATGAGTAGACGATGGGGTACAGCAGACGAGATTCTTAGTATACTTGATAAAATGAAAAAAGAGAATAATCAACAGGAAGAGTATAAAAAAATTCTTGCTGAACACGGTAATTCCATTGATAAAGCAAAATTGGCCAGTTTGAAAAGTGCGTTGGAGAATATTTACTTGCCTCTTCGTCATAAGTTACACCAATTTGCGAAATCAAACGCCCCGGGGTTCCGTACAGAACGTTCGGAGTGGGTATATTATCCAACGTCACAAAAAAGAAGAGGTCATTTTAGATTAATCTCAATTTCAAACGATTCAAGGATTATAGTCGAATTTTCAGCGGAGGTCACTGGAAGTCAGGTTGTAGGATATTTAGCTGTCCAGAAACAAGAAAAAAGAGAAGTGATGCGAGTAGCCTTTGGCCAACCCCTTACAGATGTTGAAGAGATGGTAATGGATGAGCAAATTTCAGACTATCTACTCCCCTTTCTTGTTGGAGCACTCTGA
- a CDS encoding site-specific integrase yields MTSHHTFNFQFFLKKDKASKGTAPLYARIWVDGVPADLSLKCRVSISSWNHDKQKIESKTNEDERASGKLRSYRKDIDNAYDELVRDRQPVSSEAIKAKVLGVNVEIGTLKALIKYHNTVIGKVLTEGTMKNYRTTERFIHEFISLKKRADIHLSQIGNQFITDFKIFLLTRKPDKGQRPCSNNTAMKHMERLKKMVGIALKNKWIKSDPFEHFERKMVRKDREPLDSNELERFRKVKLFKFGQIIVQDMFLFSCYTGLGYSEICSFSHQHIIRDENGDQWLEMVRKKTYNTTEQKFFVLLLPEAVELIEKYRNHPASLAKGTIFPRYTNQTTNRCLKVIAVLAGISKKVTYHVARHTFATTVTMENGVSIESVSAMLGHASIRTTQIYAKVKKKKVKDEMEVLREKMRPIAMQAV; encoded by the coding sequence ATGACAAGCCATCACACATTCAATTTTCAGTTCTTTCTTAAGAAAGACAAAGCCAGCAAAGGTACAGCGCCACTCTACGCACGCATATGGGTGGACGGAGTACCCGCTGACCTTTCCCTGAAATGTAGGGTCAGTATTTCATCATGGAACCATGATAAACAAAAGATTGAAAGTAAGACAAACGAAGATGAACGTGCCAGCGGTAAGCTACGCTCTTATAGGAAAGATATTGACAATGCCTATGATGAACTTGTCAGGGACAGACAGCCAGTTTCTTCGGAAGCGATCAAAGCGAAGGTCTTAGGCGTCAATGTTGAGATCGGTACATTGAAAGCGCTGATCAAATACCACAACACGGTAATCGGAAAGGTGCTCACAGAAGGAACAATGAAGAACTACCGGACTACCGAGCGCTTCATCCATGAATTTATCTCGCTGAAAAAAAGAGCGGACATCCACCTTTCCCAGATCGGAAACCAGTTCATCACTGATTTTAAAATTTTCCTGCTAACACGTAAGCCCGATAAAGGACAACGGCCCTGCTCCAATAATACCGCCATGAAGCACATGGAAAGGCTTAAAAAGATGGTAGGCATTGCCCTGAAAAACAAGTGGATCAAGAGCGATCCCTTTGAGCATTTTGAGCGGAAGATGGTGAGAAAAGACAGGGAACCGCTTGATAGCAATGAACTGGAAAGATTCAGAAAGGTCAAGCTCTTCAAATTCGGCCAGATCATAGTCCAGGATATGTTCCTTTTCAGTTGTTACACCGGATTGGGATACAGTGAAATATGTAGTTTCAGTCATCAACATATCATTCGGGACGAAAATGGTGACCAATGGTTGGAAATGGTAAGAAAGAAAACCTATAACACCACCGAGCAGAAATTTTTTGTACTGCTTTTACCGGAGGCGGTGGAATTGATTGAAAAGTACAGAAATCACCCCGCATCCCTTGCAAAAGGAACAATATTTCCCCGCTACACAAACCAGACAACCAATAGGTGTCTTAAGGTAATTGCCGTCCTTGCGGGTATCAGTAAAAAGGTCACTTATCATGTGGCAAGGCATACGTTTGCTACTACGGTCACTATGGAGAACGGGGTAAGTATCGAAAGTGTATCTGCCATGTTGGGGCATGCAAGCATACGTACTACACAGATATACGCCAAGGTAAAGAAGAAAAAGGTTAAAGACGAAATGGAAGTTCTTCGGGAAAAGATGCGACCCATTGCTATGCAAGCGGTCTAA
- a CDS encoding ABC transporter permease — protein MRNFFSLIKGEFKLFWSNSVLRILFIGAPIMYGILLGFVYKKGKVTDLPIVVVDEDQSLMSRKAVEMMGDNEVLNVAFIRYDQNDLAKIVAENENVPAVVIIPKNFEKQVMTKKYPEVLTIVNTSNILTANYASTAIQVCLGTLKAGVQIEALKKQGMPEPVAMTQYEPFKTTFIKKYNRSTNYMYFLWPGILATVLQQVLLLGLALSFASEYESGTFGKLVSENKSLLKIMAVKIIPYLLMSFGIWILYYLFTIWFRIPFYENLGALTFVAGVFVLSVCFIGILVSILIPSQLKATEVLMVVATPSFILSGFTWPLSQMPGWVVAIANGIPLTHFLKAYRILLIEEGTLAQCHDALWAMIWIGLICAVLSYITLSLKKRKILKTM, from the coding sequence ATGAGAAACTTTTTTTCGCTTATAAAAGGGGAGTTCAAGCTGTTCTGGAGCAACAGTGTTCTTCGGATATTATTTATCGGAGCACCCATCATGTACGGAATCCTTTTGGGATTCGTCTACAAAAAAGGAAAAGTGACGGATTTGCCCATTGTGGTGGTGGATGAAGACCAAAGTCTTATGAGCCGAAAAGCCGTCGAAATGATGGGAGATAATGAGGTACTGAATGTCGCATTTATCCGCTACGATCAAAACGATTTGGCAAAAATAGTAGCAGAAAACGAAAACGTTCCGGCAGTTGTGATCATTCCCAAAAACTTCGAGAAGCAGGTTATGACCAAAAAATATCCGGAAGTTCTTACGATTGTAAACACCTCGAATATTTTAACGGCTAACTATGCTTCTACAGCCATTCAGGTTTGCTTAGGCACGCTCAAAGCAGGTGTTCAGATAGAAGCCCTCAAAAAACAGGGTATGCCGGAGCCAGTAGCGATGACTCAATATGAGCCTTTCAAAACCACATTCATCAAAAAATACAATCGGAGCACCAACTATATGTATTTTCTATGGCCCGGAATTCTAGCTACGGTACTGCAGCAGGTGCTGCTTTTGGGACTGGCTTTGTCTTTTGCTTCGGAATATGAAAGCGGCACTTTCGGAAAATTAGTTTCGGAGAACAAATCGTTGCTCAAGATAATGGCCGTCAAGATCATCCCATACCTGCTCATGAGTTTTGGAATCTGGATCTTGTATTACCTGTTTACGATTTGGTTCAGGATTCCGTTTTATGAAAATTTGGGAGCGCTTACTTTTGTCGCAGGAGTTTTTGTGCTATCGGTTTGTTTTATCGGCATTTTAGTCAGCATACTAATTCCGAGCCAGCTCAAAGCCACCGAGGTTTTGATGGTTGTAGCCACACCAAGCTTTATCCTGAGTGGCTTTACCTGGCCACTTTCCCAAATGCCTGGCTGGGTCGTCGCTATAGCAAACGGAATACCCCTTACCCATTTCTTGAAGGCATATAGAATTTTGCTTATCGAAGAAGGAACGTTGGCCCAATGTCATGATGCGCTTTGGGCGATGATCTGGATCGGGCTTATCTGTGCGGTATTATCCTACATAACCCTATCTTTAAAGAAAAGAAAGATTCTTAAAACTATGTAA